From the genome of Thermococcus chitonophagus, one region includes:
- the crn3 gene encoding CRISPR-associated ring nuclease Crn3/Csx3 yields MLKFKTVELEEFTVVHFEIDGILEPKELKSLNPPKVKANKGVVLSGRGPIWLYAFLVHHYHPVAWVGTYDPRIGVVVVESHVPGVEPGDVYQLNIEEVL; encoded by the coding sequence ATGCTGAAATTTAAAACAGTTGAGCTTGAAGAATTCACTGTAGTTCATTTTGAAATAGATGGGATTCTTGAGCCTAAGGAGCTGAAGTCTCTTAATCCACCAAAAGTTAAGGCAAATAAGGGAGTAGTTCTCAGCGGAAGGGGCCCAATATGGCTCTACGCCTTTCTCGTTCACCACTATCATCCGGTCGCTTGGGTCGGTACTTATGACCCCAGGATTGGAGTCGTAGTTGTTGAATCACATGTTCCTGGAGTTGAGCCTGGTGACGTTTATCAACTCAACATAGAGGAGGTGCTCTAG
- the cmr4 gene encoding type III-B CRISPR module RAMP protein Cmr4 has protein sequence MYKEALVLGLYSITPVHAGSGAELSVIDLPIQRERHTGFPTIWGQSLKGVLRNAFEKEDKDKGVIYSIFGPDTERASEHAGAISVGDARILLFPVRSARGVFAYVTCPMVLERFKRDMEFAGRSDIASFNIPEVVKDGKALVHKDSILTINRNNKALVVLEDLLLTAEENDFSQIIDAIKKIVPDGVDDLGKRLVIVSNNVFSAFVKFSTEIVARIAIDQSRGTVKEGGLWYEEFLPADTLLYSIIAISEPKGGSLKDAGMVKRELQSFLDSKKYLQVGGDETVGKGFVKVKVL, from the coding sequence ATGTATAAGGAGGCGTTGGTTCTCGGGTTGTATTCCATAACTCCTGTCCACGCAGGAAGTGGGGCCGAGCTGAGTGTTATTGATCTGCCAATTCAGAGGGAGCGCCACACCGGCTTCCCAACCATATGGGGCCAAAGCCTTAAGGGAGTGTTGAGGAATGCATTTGAGAAGGAGGACAAGGATAAAGGAGTGATATACTCTATTTTTGGACCAGACACGGAGAGAGCAAGTGAACACGCAGGTGCAATTTCAGTAGGAGATGCGAGGATACTGCTATTCCCGGTGAGGAGTGCTAGGGGTGTCTTTGCCTATGTTACATGTCCTATGGTTCTGGAGAGGTTTAAGAGGGACATGGAATTTGCTGGGAGGAGTGATATTGCAAGCTTTAACATTCCTGAGGTTGTTAAAGATGGGAAAGCGTTGGTACATAAAGACTCGATACTCACAATAAACAGGAACAATAAAGCTTTAGTCGTGTTAGAAGATCTCCTCTTGACTGCTGAAGAGAATGACTTCTCACAGATTATCGATGCAATAAAGAAAATTGTTCCAGACGGCGTAGATGATCTGGGGAAGAGGCTTGTCATAGTTAGCAACAACGTATTCAGTGCCTTTGTTAAGTTCTCCACGGAGATAGTCGCTAGAATAGCCATAGACCAAAGCAGAGGTACAGTTAAGGAGGGTGGCCTTTGGTACGAGGAGTTTTTACCTGCGGATACCCTTCTATACTCGATAATAGCAATATCCGAGCCTAAAGGAGGCTCATTAAAGGATGCTGGGATGGTTAAGAGGGAACTCCAGAGCTTCTTGGATAGCAAGAAGTACCTTCAGGTTGGTGGGGATGAGACCGTCGGAAAGGGCTTTGTAAAAGTAAAGGTTCTCTGA
- the cmr5 gene encoding type III-B CRISPR module-associated protein Cmr5 yields the protein MDIRTLEQKRAEFAYNKVLEVRGTSEEIQKKYRSYVRSAPTLILTNGLGQTLAFYLSKIGNSNGDYEEINLNDLKKADQKAYAYLYKHIAEWLDEKIIHSKNPIEYYTRASSTEVLTLTEEVIALLKWMRRFADAMLKGDERGEE from the coding sequence ATGGACATCAGAACGCTTGAGCAGAAGAGGGCAGAGTTTGCTTACAATAAAGTCCTTGAGGTAAGGGGAACGAGCGAGGAGATTCAGAAGAAGTATAGGTCTTACGTTAGAAGCGCGCCTACCCTGATACTAACCAATGGCTTGGGCCAAACCTTAGCATTCTATCTTTCGAAAATTGGGAATTCTAATGGGGACTATGAAGAAATAAATCTTAACGACTTAAAAAAGGCTGACCAGAAGGCCTATGCCTACCTCTACAAGCACATAGCGGAGTGGCTTGATGAGAAAATAATTCACAGCAAGAACCCTATTGAATACTATACCAGAGCAAGCTCGACAGAAGTTTTAACGCTAACTGAGGAAGTCATTGCCCTCCTCAAGTGGATGAGGCGTTTCGCTGATGCCATGCTTAAAGGGGACGAGCGAGGTGAGGAATAG
- the cmr6 gene encoding type III-B CRISPR module RAMP protein Cmr6 — translation MAPLYFLSRDLLSVLRDRDGKITLRTVDNLSLLLNKFAPFLEENGLKTGGKALKRVLKKIVIPKYLVRTYRDFYKRYKDEFLESIDAKWGILATKSRLVVGLGDESIYETSIRLLRNYGVPYIPGSAIKGVTRAWSIEMLAELLEGADGFSKDFFERAGEVQELLSKGDADGFPGKVKVPSHASGELNEFLCAFGVCNDSESDVNLRGIVRDIIDIFGTQDKEGSIVFFDALLVPREDEGPMDVFEWDIMNPHYGPYYQQDNKPPGDWYNPVPVIFLTVKSGVQFLFAVAQSSTAEKNLTEVAWELMVGALKHHGVGAKTSLGYGRFEEKSKQNQ, via the coding sequence GTGGCTCCACTGTACTTCCTCTCCAGGGATCTCCTTTCAGTCCTTAGGGACAGGGATGGCAAAATCACACTGCGAACTGTAGACAATCTCTCCCTCCTTCTCAACAAATTTGCCCCCTTTTTAGAGGAGAATGGACTAAAAACTGGAGGAAAAGCCTTGAAGAGGGTGCTTAAGAAGATAGTAATTCCGAAATACTTGGTCAGAACTTACAGAGATTTTTACAAAAGGTACAAAGATGAGTTTTTGGAGTCGATTGACGCTAAATGGGGAATTTTAGCAACTAAGTCAAGGCTGGTCGTTGGCCTAGGAGATGAGAGCATCTATGAAACGAGCATAAGGCTCCTGAGAAACTACGGCGTTCCATACATTCCTGGATCGGCAATAAAAGGCGTAACAAGGGCTTGGTCAATTGAAATGCTGGCAGAATTACTTGAAGGTGCTGATGGATTTAGTAAGGATTTCTTTGAGAGGGCAGGGGAAGTTCAGGAATTGCTCTCTAAGGGGGACGCAGATGGATTTCCTGGTAAAGTCAAAGTGCCCAGTCACGCAAGTGGAGAACTTAATGAATTTCTTTGTGCTTTTGGTGTCTGTAATGATTCTGAGAGCGATGTTAATCTCAGGGGAATAGTTAGGGATATCATTGATATATTTGGGACCCAGGACAAGGAAGGTAGTATCGTGTTCTTTGATGCCTTGCTAGTTCCAAGAGAAGACGAAGGGCCAATGGATGTATTTGAGTGGGACATAATGAATCCCCACTATGGGCCATATTATCAGCAGGATAACAAGCCTCCAGGAGATTGGTATAATCCTGTTCCCGTGATATTCCTTACAGTGAAGAGTGGAGTTCAGTTCTTGTTTGCCGTTGCACAGTCATCAACAGCCGAGAAGAATCTCACTGAAGTTGCGTGGGAGTTAATGGTTGGAGCACTAAAGCATCATGGTGTTGGTGCAAAAACTAGCCTTGGATACGGTCGTTTTGAGGAGAAAAGTAAACAAAACCAGTGA
- a CDS encoding SPFH domain-containing protein, whose protein sequence is MIGAGGIALIILGIFLLVMLLLSVKVIRPYQKGLVERLGKFNRILDPGIHFIIPFMERVKIVDMREHVIDVPPQEVICKDNVVVTVDAVVYYQVLDPVKAVYNVSDFLMAIVKLAQTNLRAIIGEMELDETLSGRDIINARLREELDKITDRWGVKITRVEIQRIDPPKDIQEAMAKQMTAEREKRAMILLAEGKKEAAIREAEGQKQAAILRAEGEKQRQILIAEGQAEAIRKVLEALKLADEKYLALQYIEKLPELAKYGNLIVPYETEALIGLLRILQKLKEEPPKLPKPEEPKKENGDEDIEKLEKMMG, encoded by the coding sequence ATGATAGGGGCAGGAGGTATCGCATTAATAATCCTGGGCATCTTCCTCCTGGTAATGCTCCTGTTGAGCGTTAAGGTGATACGGCCCTACCAGAAAGGTCTCGTGGAAAGGCTAGGAAAGTTCAACAGGATCCTCGACCCAGGAATACACTTCATAATCCCCTTCATGGAGAGGGTAAAGATAGTTGACATGAGGGAGCATGTTATTGACGTCCCTCCCCAGGAAGTCATATGTAAGGACAATGTTGTGGTTACCGTAGATGCAGTAGTCTACTATCAAGTGCTTGATCCAGTTAAAGCCGTTTACAACGTCAGCGACTTCTTGATGGCTATAGTTAAGCTGGCCCAGACTAATTTAAGGGCCATTATAGGTGAGATGGAGCTCGATGAGACCCTAAGTGGCAGGGATATAATCAATGCGAGGCTTAGGGAAGAGCTTGACAAGATAACGGATCGCTGGGGAGTCAAGATTACTAGGGTTGAGATCCAGAGGATAGATCCACCAAAGGACATCCAGGAAGCAATGGCCAAGCAGATGACTGCTGAAAGAGAAAAGAGGGCTATGATTTTACTTGCGGAAGGTAAGAAGGAGGCAGCAATCAGGGAGGCTGAGGGACAGAAGCAGGCCGCAATACTGAGGGCTGAAGGTGAGAAGCAGAGGCAGATATTAATCGCGGAAGGTCAGGCCGAGGCAATAAGAAAAGTGCTGGAGGCGCTAAAGTTAGCCGACGAGAAGTATTTGGCCTTGCAGTACATAGAGAAGCTTCCAGAGCTCGCTAAGTACGGTAACTTGATAGTTCCCTACGAGACTGAAGCATTAATAGGCCTCCTCAGGATACTGCAAAAGCTGAAGGAAGAGCCTCCAAAGCTTCCAAAGCCCGAAGAACCTAAAAAGGAGAATGGAGATGAGGATATAGAGAAGCTTGAGAAGATGATGGGGTGA
- a CDS encoding NfeD family protein — MLVFPILLLILGLLIILLDMMVAAFITPIGIAFAVLGLLLMFGINFYVSFVVSLISAVVSYMLFARFIKKETRDLGREKYTFELKGKVGKVVKVAQDHYLVELEGDTWIAYSDENLSVGDEVEVIDVDGLKLKVRKKTLQR; from the coding sequence ATGCTTGTCTTCCCAATTCTACTTTTGATCCTGGGCCTGCTGATAATACTCTTGGATATGATGGTTGCGGCGTTTATAACACCAATAGGGATAGCATTTGCTGTCCTTGGTCTCTTACTGATGTTTGGAATCAACTTCTATGTGTCGTTCGTTGTATCCCTGATCTCTGCCGTTGTTTCGTACATGCTCTTTGCCAGGTTCATAAAGAAGGAAACCAGGGATCTAGGCAGGGAGAAGTACACTTTTGAGCTTAAGGGCAAAGTGGGTAAAGTTGTCAAGGTCGCTCAGGATCACTACCTCGTTGAACTTGAGGGAGATACATGGATAGCTTACAGCGATGAAAACCTGAGCGTGGGGGATGAAGTTGAGGTAATTGACGTTGATGGCTTGAAGCTTAAGGTCAGAAAGAAAACTCTTCAGCGGTGA
- a CDS encoding RING finger protein: protein MKLIPGIAYLQVQRQAYVGYSMALAGWIGEYILAYERFPKPNFIRRALNKLGFSFSSEEDDERYFTMFYTKGNTGVTASWDIEEDRLFIQIFPLRGRIGKGITVRAERIELYDQEVVSIEPAQKLPRGIRSLGINPLIIEDKVPLSVPYWGSLYEEWQEDLKLLVMVDEIFDRLYREEYRCPICFSPLREEKGVLVCDRCGFKFTPVNEFERVVEELTAEEFSF from the coding sequence ATGAAGCTCATCCCAGGGATAGCCTACCTACAAGTTCAGAGGCAGGCCTATGTGGGTTACTCTATGGCCCTCGCCGGATGGATAGGGGAGTATATTCTAGCCTATGAAAGATTTCCTAAGCCAAACTTTATTAGGAGAGCCCTCAATAAATTGGGATTCTCATTCTCCTCCGAGGAAGATGATGAGAGGTACTTCACAATGTTCTACACCAAAGGCAATACTGGAGTTACGGCGAGCTGGGATATTGAGGAGGACAGGCTTTTCATTCAGATATTTCCCCTCAGAGGGAGAATAGGGAAAGGGATAACTGTAAGAGCTGAAAGGATAGAGCTCTACGATCAAGAGGTAGTATCGATTGAGCCCGCGCAAAAACTGCCACGGGGAATCAGGAGCTTGGGAATAAATCCGCTCATAATCGAGGATAAGGTTCCGTTGTCAGTTCCCTACTGGGGAAGTCTATACGAGGAGTGGCAGGAGGACTTAAAGCTACTTGTCATGGTTGATGAAATTTTTGATAGGCTTTACAGGGAAGAATACAGGTGTCCGATTTGCTTCTCCCCGCTGAGAGAAGAAAAAGGTGTTCTTGTGTGCGACAGATGCGGCTTCAAGTTCACCCCAGTAAACGAGTTTGAGAGAGTGGTTGAAGAGCTCACCGCTGAAGAGTTTTCTTTCTGA
- a CDS encoding sodium:calcium antiporter codes for MIEIIAFIVGLALLIKGSDIFVEAATRIAKAFGVSEFLIALVLASIATTLPEVTVSAISSYKGNSGIALGNAVGSALANIALILAVSAMIMPLKVDKIASENSLIMLGVSIYAWFLMSDGVISRVDGITLILLYFLFLGYLYKKHITLEEVEGGNGSVAKEVLILFLSGGMVIAGAELVVDSAVKIARAMGIPEVVIGVTLVSIGTSLPELANSLTATLKKIPNVSVGNIIGANILDILMVIGIASVIRPITVDESIMKVVMPITLGVMLVLTVSLFRNHKVGRKTAIVLLLIYGYFLYLLTQGKVYIPA; via the coding sequence GTGATAGAGATCATAGCGTTCATCGTTGGCCTAGCTTTACTAATAAAGGGGAGTGATATATTCGTTGAAGCTGCAACCAGAATAGCTAAAGCCTTTGGTGTTAGCGAGTTTTTAATAGCCCTAGTTTTGGCAAGTATAGCTACAACACTGCCAGAAGTCACTGTTTCGGCAATCTCCTCTTACAAGGGCAACAGCGGGATTGCCCTGGGGAATGCTGTGGGAAGTGCCCTAGCCAACATAGCCCTAATTCTGGCAGTTTCAGCCATGATAATGCCCCTCAAGGTGGATAAGATAGCGAGTGAGAACTCCCTAATAATGCTTGGGGTTTCAATCTACGCATGGTTCCTAATGTCTGACGGCGTAATATCAAGGGTAGATGGAATCACCCTAATACTCCTGTACTTCCTCTTCCTGGGATACCTCTACAAGAAGCACATTACCTTGGAGGAAGTTGAGGGAGGCAACGGTAGCGTAGCCAAAGAAGTACTCATACTCTTCCTCTCGGGAGGAATGGTAATAGCCGGGGCGGAATTGGTAGTTGACAGCGCCGTAAAAATCGCCAGAGCAATGGGCATTCCAGAGGTCGTTATAGGCGTGACCTTGGTTTCAATAGGGACATCACTTCCCGAACTTGCAAACTCACTCACTGCAACCCTGAAGAAGATACCCAACGTGAGCGTTGGAAACATAATTGGGGCGAACATACTTGATATCCTCATGGTCATTGGGATAGCCTCAGTTATAAGACCAATAACCGTCGATGAGTCAATAATGAAGGTTGTAATGCCGATAACCTTAGGAGTAATGCTCGTCCTTACGGTCTCCCTCTTCAGAAACCACAAGGTCGGAAGAAAGACGGCAATTGTACTACTCCTCATCTATGGATACTTCCTGTACCTGCTAACCCAGGGAAAAGTGTATATACCCGCGTGA
- a CDS encoding ATP-binding protein — MLDGSLIYELFNIFIHITKESHLAHVFVVTSDSLFVQKIWRGNVTRKGPIHSRG; from the coding sequence ATGTTGGATGGATCCTTGATATACGAGCTCTTCAACATCTTCATCCACATAACGAAAGAGAGCCACCTCGCCCATGTTTTTGTTGTAACGTCAGACAGTCTATTTGTCCAAAAGATATGGAGAGGCAATGTTACAAGGAAGGGCCCAATACATTCTCGTGGATGA
- a CDS encoding chemotaxis protein CheW — protein sequence MTEIQVVAFRLGNEEFCLEISKVREIKEMMPITRVPNAPDFVEGVINLRGQITTVVNLKKLLGYYDDEDLSNKKIIIAEVNGEIVGVIVDAVSDVLTLTEDQIEQPPKTLASKVDMRFIKGIAKINNGERLLIMLDLDKLLGESI from the coding sequence GTGACGGAGATTCAGGTTGTTGCATTCAGGTTGGGAAATGAGGAGTTCTGCCTGGAGATATCCAAGGTCAGAGAGATAAAGGAGATGATGCCCATAACAAGGGTTCCAAACGCCCCAGACTTCGTAGAGGGAGTAATAAACCTCAGAGGTCAGATAACCACTGTAGTGAACCTCAAAAAGCTCCTCGGATACTATGATGATGAAGATCTAAGCAACAAGAAGATAATAATCGCTGAAGTAAACGGCGAGATCGTTGGAGTTATAGTGGATGCCGTATCGGATGTTCTAACCCTCACTGAAGATCAGATTGAGCAACCACCAAAGACTCTTGCCTCGAAGGTAGACATGAGGTTTATAAAAGGAATAGCTAAGATAAACAACGGCGAAAGGCTACTCATAATGCTCGACCTAGACAAGCTATTAGGGGAGAGCATTTAG
- a CDS encoding methyl-accepting chemotaxis protein, with protein MNYLRQVLEGKDPKPPLGLLEEDAKVLEEVKRRLRRPIYGPKRTVEVLEKVEVHIREARKTAENLEREFESVQVGDLETTNELVSRLENESMKIAEVNDYIQTLSAGIEEMNVQAQQLSEFALESASMAEKGKEISDNAALKVARISEVSEEMGQAVNILADYSKKIDEIVYVITSIAGQTNLLALNAAIEAARAGEAGKGFAVVAENIRELADRSKRSAEQIRDLIREMQENINRVIESIQENARVTQEVKDAIQELIAAFDDIARRANETANMVKELSEGIDEQANSVQMLVEKIDSISKDVSDNLNFATQLVETIKSSLETLDTIRDNAEKLKEELDKALQEIENVRGGRK; from the coding sequence ATGAACTACCTAAGGCAGGTTCTAGAGGGCAAGGATCCAAAGCCCCCACTCGGGTTGCTAGAGGAAGATGCCAAGGTTCTAGAGGAAGTCAAAAGGAGATTAAGAAGACCTATATACGGACCAAAAAGAACCGTAGAGGTGTTAGAAAAAGTTGAGGTACACATACGAGAAGCTAGAAAAACCGCCGAAAACTTAGAAAGAGAATTCGAATCTGTTCAGGTAGGGGACCTAGAAACAACTAATGAATTGGTATCAAGGTTGGAAAATGAAAGCATGAAGATAGCCGAGGTAAATGATTACATTCAAACTTTATCCGCAGGTATAGAGGAGATGAACGTTCAAGCTCAACAACTCTCAGAGTTCGCGCTTGAATCTGCATCGATGGCAGAGAAGGGTAAGGAAATTTCTGATAACGCCGCACTAAAGGTTGCCAGAATAAGCGAGGTTAGTGAGGAAATGGGACAGGCCGTAAATATTCTTGCAGACTATTCAAAAAAGATAGACGAGATCGTCTACGTTATAACCTCCATAGCTGGACAGACAAACTTACTCGCGCTAAATGCAGCCATAGAGGCTGCAAGGGCAGGAGAAGCTGGAAAAGGCTTCGCAGTTGTAGCTGAGAATATAAGAGAGCTAGCAGACAGGTCTAAGAGATCTGCAGAGCAGATAAGGGACTTGATAAGGGAGATGCAAGAGAACATAAACAGGGTAATTGAATCAATTCAGGAAAATGCGAGAGTAACCCAGGAGGTAAAAGATGCAATACAGGAGCTAATAGCAGCGTTCGATGATATTGCTAGGAGAGCCAATGAAACAGCAAACATGGTAAAAGAGCTGTCAGAAGGGATAGACGAGCAAGCAAACTCTGTTCAGATGCTCGTTGAAAAGATAGACTCCATATCAAAAGACGTTTCTGATAACTTGAATTTTGCGACCCAGCTTGTAGAGACAATTAAATCTTCTCTCGAGACCCTAGATACAATAAGAGATAATGCAGAAAAGCTAAAGGAGGAACTTGACAAGGCTCTTCAAGAAATAGAAAATGTAAGGGGTGGTAGAAAGTGA
- a CDS encoding CheR family methyltransferase, with product MQSQKGYELIKAEIFKRLGVSMDAYKDSYLQRRIRARMRKLGITDYMEYYRLLKTNKDEFEELLFTIAINVTEFFRDPIVWKTFQNKILPELIDFKKKQGVRSIKIWSAACSTGQEPYSIAMTLYEVLGQNLGGFRVSILATDIDREALQAAMKGEYPVDAVEKQVPRHMIPKYFERISEERYRIKPFVKRLVTFRWLNLLSSPYPKGFDVIFIRNVLIYMNREAQEEIFKKLYDSLEDHGYLILGKTETILGNAAKLFKLYDLVARVYKKNLEVKKHG from the coding sequence ATGCAATCCCAGAAAGGATATGAATTGATTAAAGCCGAAATTTTCAAGCGGTTAGGCGTTAGTATGGATGCTTATAAGGATTCCTACCTTCAGAGGAGAATTAGAGCTAGGATGAGAAAGCTTGGGATTACGGACTACATGGAGTACTACCGTTTGCTAAAGACGAATAAGGATGAATTCGAGGAGTTATTGTTCACGATCGCAATAAATGTTACCGAATTCTTTAGAGACCCAATAGTCTGGAAGACATTTCAGAACAAAATACTGCCTGAGCTGATTGACTTCAAAAAGAAGCAGGGAGTAAGATCGATAAAAATCTGGAGTGCTGCTTGTTCGACAGGACAGGAGCCATATTCAATTGCGATGACACTTTACGAGGTTTTGGGTCAGAACCTTGGGGGGTTTAGGGTCTCAATACTTGCAACTGATATAGACAGAGAGGCACTTCAGGCTGCTATGAAAGGTGAGTATCCAGTTGATGCCGTCGAAAAACAGGTTCCTAGGCACATGATTCCCAAGTACTTCGAAAGAATAAGTGAGGAGAGATACAGGATAAAACCCTTCGTCAAGAGACTTGTAACCTTTAGGTGGCTTAACTTGCTGTCCTCACCTTATCCGAAGGGCTTTGATGTGATATTCATTAGGAACGTGCTTATTTACATGAACAGAGAAGCTCAAGAGGAGATATTCAAAAAGCTTTATGATTCTCTTGAGGATCACGGTTATCTTATCCTAGGTAAAACCGAGACAATCCTGGGAAATGCTGCGAAGTTGTTTAAGCTTTACGATCTCGTTGCTAGAGTATATAAGAAGAATTTGGAGGTGAAGAAGCATGGCTAG
- a CDS encoding response regulator — MARILIVDDAAFMRMLLKKILTQAGHEVVGEASNGKEAVELYKKLKPDLVTMDIVMPEMDGITAVKEIMKIDPNAKIIMITAVGQEAKVMEALKSGAKGYIVKPFQAQKVIEEVNRVLSS; from the coding sequence ATGGCTAGGATATTGATAGTTGACGATGCGGCCTTTATGAGAATGCTCCTGAAGAAAATCCTGACCCAAGCAGGACACGAGGTTGTTGGAGAAGCAAGCAATGGAAAGGAAGCAGTGGAGCTCTACAAGAAGCTAAAGCCAGATCTAGTGACTATGGACATAGTTATGCCAGAAATGGACGGAATAACCGCTGTTAAGGAAATAATGAAAATTGATCCAAACGCCAAGATAATCATGATCACTGCAGTTGGTCAGGAAGCTAAGGTCATGGAGGCCCTGAAGAGCGGGGCCAAGGGATACATTGTCAAGCCATTCCAGGCTCAGAAGGTCATAGAAGAGGTAAACAGAGTATTATCATCGTAA
- a CDS encoding protein-glutamate methylesterase/protein-glutamine glutaminase, whose translation MPLLNKKIRVLVVDDSAFMRKILKDIINSDPELEVCCEARDGVEAIEMVQKHRPDVITLDIEMPRMNGLDALRIIMKKYPTPVIMISALTQEGAEATIKALEYGAIDFIPKPSSSISINMREMKDEIIAKIKEAAKVPRRFLELKRIRLLRAQKVRRTRPSVPARIAVAIAASTGGPQSLLKIFPKFPEDLKAGILLVQHMPPGFTRSFAKRLDSVSKIDVKEAEEGDVVEEGKAYVAPGDYHMEVTLRNGKPVITLNKKPKIHGVRPAADPMMITAAQVFGRRTVGVVMTGMGRDGAQGIVEIKKKGGITIAQDKETSIIFGMPKAAIETGMVDYVVPLDKIPETVVMAVNKIRGGGVIGRPFTVSR comes from the coding sequence ATGCCCCTGCTTAACAAGAAAATCAGAGTGTTAGTTGTAGATGACTCAGCGTTCATGAGGAAGATACTCAAGGATATCATAAACTCTGACCCAGAGCTCGAAGTTTGCTGTGAGGCAAGAGATGGCGTTGAAGCAATAGAGATGGTTCAGAAGCACAGGCCCGATGTTATAACCTTAGACATTGAGATGCCAAGAATGAACGGTCTTGATGCTCTTAGGATAATCATGAAGAAGTACCCCACCCCTGTGATCATGATAAGTGCATTGACCCAAGAAGGCGCCGAGGCGACAATAAAAGCCTTAGAATATGGTGCAATTGACTTCATCCCCAAGCCCTCCTCTTCAATCTCAATAAACATGCGAGAGATGAAGGATGAGATCATAGCGAAGATCAAGGAGGCGGCAAAGGTTCCAAGAAGGTTCCTTGAACTCAAGAGGATAAGGCTACTAAGGGCGCAGAAAGTTAGGAGAACTAGGCCCTCAGTGCCCGCGAGGATTGCCGTCGCAATTGCCGCCTCAACTGGTGGTCCTCAGTCCCTCCTCAAGATATTCCCGAAGTTTCCCGAGGATTTAAAGGCGGGAATACTGCTCGTGCAGCACATGCCCCCAGGGTTTACCAGGTCTTTCGCGAAGAGGCTTGACAGTGTATCTAAGATTGACGTTAAGGAGGCCGAAGAGGGTGACGTGGTTGAAGAGGGGAAGGCCTACGTTGCTCCCGGTGATTATCACATGGAGGTAACGTTACGAAATGGAAAGCCCGTAATTACCCTGAACAAGAAGCCTAAGATCCACGGTGTCAGGCCTGCAGCCGATCCTATGATGATCACTGCAGCTCAAGTTTTCGGCAGAAGAACTGTTGGAGTTGTCATGACTGGGATGGGAAGAGATGGAGCACAGGGAATTGTGGAAATAAAGAAGAAGGGTGGAATAACAATAGCTCAAGATAAAGAGACGTCGATAATCTTTGGAATGCCCAAAGCTGCCATCGAAACTGGAATGGTTGATTACGTAGTTCCTCTGGATAAAATACCTGAGACAGTGGTTATGGCCGTGAACAAGATACGAGGGGGTGGTGTCATTGGAAGACCTTTCACAGTATCTAGATGA